In Gracilibacillus salitolerans, the sequence GCATTCTGCTGATGTGAGGATGCTTGGAAGATATCTAAACAGTGAAGGATATACTTGTTATGCTCCGATTTACCGTGGGCATGGTAAGTCACCGGAAGAATTAGTCGGAGTTACTGCTGATGAGTGGTGGGAAGATGTCCAGGAAGCATATCAACACCTGAAAGACAAAGGCTATCAAAAAATTGCCGTTGTAGGACTTTCACTTGGAGGAGTATTAGCATTACGTCTTGCCGGTAATACCCCTTTACAGGCAGTGGTCACGATGTGTTCGCCCATGTTCTTTGACAATGAAGAGCAATTAACGGTCGGTTTCCGTAAATTTTCCAAAGAATATAAACAATTAGAAGGAAAAGATGACCATACTATTGAACAGGAACTTGAGCAATTACTGGAAGATTCGAAAGAACTATTTAGAGAAATTGAGACATCGATTACACGTGTCAAAGAAAATGTGGATATGATTTACACGCCAACACTTGTAGTACAGGCAACTAACGACGAAATGATCAACCCAGATAGTGCGAATTATATTTATGAAAATGTGGAAGCTGACAATAAACAAATACAATGGTATGAAAATGCTGGCCATGCGATTACATTCAGTAAGGATAAGGATCAATTACATGAAGATATTGCAGATTTTTTAGAATCACTAGACTGGTAATAGCCATACTAAACAAAAAAGGTGAAAGAGGTGACGACAT encodes:
- a CDS encoding alpha/beta hydrolase gives rise to the protein MKMKQPEPFMFEGDDRAVLLLHGFTGHSADVRMLGRYLNSEGYTCYAPIYRGHGKSPEELVGVTADEWWEDVQEAYQHLKDKGYQKIAVVGLSLGGVLALRLAGNTPLQAVVTMCSPMFFDNEEQLTVGFRKFSKEYKQLEGKDDHTIEQELEQLLEDSKELFREIETSITRVKENVDMIYTPTLVVQATNDEMINPDSANYIYENVEADNKQIQWYENAGHAITFSKDKDQLHEDIADFLESLDW